The segment AGGAACGTAGCCGCCCAGTGGTGGACGTCGTCCTCGAAAACACGCCGGCGCATCGCCCGGATGCGACGCGATGCCTCGGATGGGCTTTGGTTCGCGGCCCGCAGGATCGCCTCCTTCGTGCCGTCGATGTCCCAAGGGTTGACGAGGTAAGCCTGCCGGAGCTCGTCTGCCGCTCCTGTGAACTCGGACAGGACGAGCGCTCCCGACTCGTCGTACCGGCAGGACACGTACTCCTTGGCGACGAGATTCATTCCGTCGCGCAGCGGAGTCACCAGCATCAAATCTGCAGCAAGGTAGAGCGCTGCCATCTCCTCCCTGGGGAACGATTGGTGGAGGTAGTGGACCGCGGGACGCCCTACCTGGCCGTGGTCGCCGTTGATCCGGCCCACGAAGGACTCCACCTCCTCGCGCAGGCGCTGATACTCCTCTACGCGCTCTCGGCTGGGGCTGGCGACCTGGATGAGCGCCGCGGTCGGGGGCCGGAGGTATCCCTCGTCAAGTAGCTCACCGAAGGCCCTCAGGCGGTGTGAGATCCCTTTGGTGTAGTCGAGCCGGTCGATTCCTAGCAGCACCACGTCCGGATTGCCGAGATCCTCACGTATCCGCTTGGCCCTCGCCGCGCTTTCGGGACAACGGGCGAGCTTGTCGAGACCTGCGCTGTCGATCGAAATCGGAAACGCGCCCGCACGGAGCTGCCTCCCTCCCACCTCGATTATCGAACCCCTTGTTGATACGTCCGAGTGGACCCGCGCGGACCGGAGGAAGTTGGCCGCGTCGTCGCGTCGCTGGAAGCCGAGCAGGTCGGCGCCGAGCAACCCTTCGATCACTTGAGTTCGCCACGGCAGCCGGGCGTAGATCTCGTATCCCGGGAAGGGGATGTGGTTGAACCAGCCAATCCGTACATCCGGCCGGACACGACGAAGCATCGCCGGAACCAACTGGAGCTGGTAGTCGTGAACCCAGACTGTCGCATTCTGCTTGGCGACTGACGACGTCACCTCGGCAAAGCGGCGGTTGACCCGAACGTAGGCGTCCCACCACCTGCGCTCGAACAGCGGCCTGCCGGTCA is part of the Acidimicrobiales bacterium genome and harbors:
- a CDS encoding trehalose-6-phosphate synthase yields the protein MLPVRSDGSLVVVANRLPVERIDTPSPGKPAEWRASPGGLVSALAPILQRSGGTWVGWSGSADEELDRFSAEGFDLVPVTLSSNDVVDYYEGFSNSTLWPLYHDVTGRPLFERRWWDAYVRVNRRFAEVTSSVAKQNATVWVHDYQLQLVPAMLRRVRPDVRIGWFNHIPFPGYEIYARLPWRTQVIEGLLGADLLGFQRRDDAANFLRSARVHSDVSTRGSIIEVGGRQLRAGAFPISIDSAGLDKLARCPESAARAKRIREDLGNPDVVLLGIDRLDYTKGISHRLRAFGELLDEGYLRPPTAALIQVASPSRERVEEYQRLREEVESFVGRINGDHGQVGRPAVHYLHQSFPREEMAALYLAADLMLVTPLRDGMNLVAKEYVSCRYDESGALVLSEFTGAADELRQAYLVNPWDIDGTKEAILRAANQSPSEASRRIRAMRRRVFEDDVHHWAATFLGALEMVAEGRQ